In Rhizobiales bacterium NRL2, a genomic segment contains:
- a CDS encoding UDP-N-acetylglucosamine 2-epimerase codes for MTKAISPGKYVHIVGARPNFMKMAPVYRALLGRAAQIIIHTGQHYDAQMSGDFFQVLDIPEPEINLAVGSGSHAEQTGRILIELGVIFGNFSPRAVIVYGDVNSTLAATLAASKIGIPVIHVESGLRSYDNKMPEEINRLVVDRLSDLLLTHSRQADENLRREGISDTKIIFVGNTMIDTLRRMLPQARIQDLSRLGLPVGPYGLVTLHRPSNVDEARRLKSIADALVETAKRVPLVFPVHPRTRAKLSDLELKLPGVQLLDPQGYTSFIALQQRAAFVVTDSGGVQEEATWLNIPCLTLRPNTERPVTISDGTNTLIGEDPHEILPHVCAILEGRYKEARVPEGWDGAAAERAADAIIKMFGA; via the coding sequence ATGACCAAGGCTATTTCTCCGGGCAAATACGTTCACATCGTAGGTGCGCGCCCGAATTTTATGAAGATGGCCCCAGTATATCGGGCGCTTCTCGGTCGAGCTGCGCAAATCATTATCCATACCGGACAACACTATGACGCGCAAATGTCGGGAGATTTCTTCCAAGTGCTCGACATTCCCGAGCCGGAGATAAACCTCGCCGTAGGGTCGGGCAGCCATGCCGAACAAACCGGACGGATCCTGATTGAGTTGGGTGTTATATTCGGGAACTTCTCCCCCCGAGCCGTTATCGTATATGGCGATGTTAATTCAACGCTAGCAGCGACTTTGGCGGCGAGTAAAATTGGCATTCCGGTAATACACGTGGAATCTGGTCTGCGTTCGTATGACAATAAAATGCCGGAGGAGATCAATCGTCTGGTCGTGGACCGCCTGTCGGATCTTTTGCTGACCCATTCACGCCAAGCAGACGAGAATCTCCGCCGCGAAGGTATATCAGACACAAAAATTATTTTTGTGGGCAATACGATGATTGATACCCTCAGGCGAATGCTTCCCCAAGCTCGAATACAGGACTTGTCCAGGTTGGGGCTTCCGGTAGGACCGTATGGGCTGGTTACACTGCACCGCCCATCTAACGTGGACGAAGCGCGACGACTCAAGTCGATCGCTGACGCTCTGGTTGAGACGGCCAAACGGGTACCTTTGGTCTTCCCCGTGCATCCGCGTACTCGTGCCAAGTTATCCGACCTTGAGCTCAAACTACCAGGGGTGCAGCTCTTAGATCCGCAGGGCTACACGTCTTTCATCGCCCTGCAACAGCGAGCCGCGTTCGTTGTGACCGATTCCGGGGGCGTTCAAGAGGAAGCCACTTGGCTGAATATTCCTTGCCTCACCCTAAGACCTAACACTGAGCGGCCAGTGACGATTTCTGACGGAACCAACACACTGATCGGGGAAGACCCGCACGAGATCTTACCCCATGTTTGTGCTATCTTGGAGGGTCGCTACAAAGAGGCGCGAGTTCCAGAGGGCTGGGACGGGGCAGCCGCGGAACGCGCGGCGGACGCCATCATAAAAATGTTCGGAGCTTGA
- a CDS encoding transposase, which produces MARKRHKPEEIVGKLRQADVLHSQGMSMADAIRQLGISEVTFYLYGRLSHCK; this is translated from the coding sequence ATGGCAAGGAAGCGTCACAAGCCTGAGGAGATCGTGGGCAAGCTCCGCCAGGCGGACGTCCTGCACAGCCAGGGCATGTCGATGGCGGATGCGATCCGGCAGCTGGGTATCAGCGAAGTCACCTTCTACCTCTATGGACGGCTCTCCCATTGCAAGTGA